The following coding sequences lie in one Treponema sp. OMZ 790 genomic window:
- the cobO gene encoding cob(I)yrinic acid a,c-diamide adenosyltransferase, whose protein sequence is MKKGYVQVYTGDGKGKTTAAFGLALRAVCAGYKVYIGQFLKGMNYSELKAPEYLPNLEIEQYGEAHFVHNDPTEKDIQRANEGLDKIEKIIMSGDYDVVIMEEVNVALLYGLFDIERILHIIKNKPETVELILTGRYANKKIIEAADLVTEMKMIKHYFNDGVQARRGIES, encoded by the coding sequence ATGAAAAAAGGTTATGTTCAAGTTTACACCGGAGACGGTAAGGGAAAAACTACGGCAGCTTTCGGACTTGCCCTTAGAGCTGTCTGCGCCGGATACAAGGTTTATATCGGTCAGTTTTTAAAGGGAATGAATTACAGCGAGCTAAAAGCTCCCGAGTATCTGCCCAACCTTGAAATAGAGCAATATGGAGAAGCTCATTTTGTTCATAATGATCCTACCGAAAAGGATATTCAAAGAGCAAATGAAGGCTTGGATAAGATTGAAAAAATAATTATGTCAGGCGATTACGATGTCGTCATCATGGAAGAGGTCAATGTTGCCCTTTTATACGGTCTTTTTGACATTGAACGCATCCTGCACATCATCAAAAATAAGCCCGAAACGGTTGAGCTCATCTTGACAGGCCGCTATGCAAATAAAAAGATAATTGAAGCTGCCGACCTTGTAACGGAAATGAAGATGATAAAACATTATTTTAATGACGGTGTACAGGCAAGACGCGGTATAGAATCTTAA
- a CDS encoding SLC13 family permease — protein MVTDPLILAAVLFGLTYVLMITLTNHRPIVACSSALIFVLLGILPYNEVFFAIDWNVILMIAGTMGLVALFTESKMPQRIADKIINNVPDVKWIIVCLSLFAGFISAFMDNVATVLMLAPIAIVLSKKLNMSPVKPIIAISISANLQGAATLVGDTTSILLGSHLNMTFFDFFWYLGKPSLFFAVEIAAVAATGIIYFIFRKANEKPDKVELTKVTDYFPSILLLVMIVLMIGASFLPEDKKPQTINGLICTGLMIVGIIYNIIRTKKFDILKVVKKELSLETLFLLMGLFTIIAAVTKAGVIQAIADWFLTLGSNVFLIYTIIVWGSVLISAFVDNIPYVAAMIPIIQILSAGLNVASPILFFGLLSGATLGGNITPIGASANITSLGILRNEGYQVKNGEFMKMSVPYTLTAVMIGYVLIWLCYGV, from the coding sequence ATGGTTACAGATCCCCTCATTCTTGCAGCCGTATTATTCGGGCTGACCTATGTTTTGATGATTACCCTGACCAACCACAGACCCATAGTTGCCTGTTCGTCAGCCCTCATCTTTGTTCTTTTAGGAATTTTACCTTATAATGAAGTTTTTTTTGCAATAGATTGGAACGTTATTTTAATGATTGCAGGAACAATGGGCTTGGTTGCCCTATTTACCGAATCCAAGATGCCTCAACGCATTGCAGATAAAATCATAAACAATGTACCCGATGTAAAATGGATAATAGTATGTCTATCTCTTTTCGCCGGTTTTATTTCAGCTTTTATGGATAATGTGGCTACGGTACTTATGCTTGCTCCCATTGCAATTGTTCTATCAAAAAAGCTGAATATGTCGCCCGTTAAGCCCATAATCGCTATTTCGATTTCGGCAAATCTTCAAGGAGCGGCTACCTTGGTGGGAGATACAACCTCAATTCTTTTGGGAAGCCATTTAAACATGACCTTCTTTGACTTCTTTTGGTATTTGGGAAAACCTTCTCTTTTCTTTGCCGTTGAAATTGCAGCAGTGGCAGCCACAGGAATTATCTATTTTATTTTCCGCAAAGCAAACGAAAAGCCTGATAAGGTTGAACTTACCAAAGTAACGGATTATTTCCCCTCAATACTCCTTCTTGTAATGATTGTTCTTATGATTGGTGCTTCATTTTTGCCGGAAGATAAAAAACCTCAAACTATAAACGGACTGATTTGTACAGGCCTTATGATTGTGGGTATTATTTACAATATCATAAGAACAAAAAAATTTGATATTCTAAAGGTTGTAAAAAAAGAACTCAGCCTCGAAACCCTCTTTTTACTCATGGGACTTTTTACGATTATAGCAGCCGTTACCAAAGCCGGAGTCATTCAAGCCATTGCCGACTGGTTCTTAACCCTCGGTTCAAACGTATTTTTAATTTACACAATCATTGTATGGGGCTCGGTTTTAATTTCGGCCTTTGTCGATAATATTCCCTATGTAGCTGCAATGATTCCCATTATACAAATACTTTCGGCAGGGCTTAATGTTGCTTCTCCCATTTTGTTCTTCGGTCTGCTTTCAGGTGCAACCCTCGGAGGAAACATAACCCCTATAGGAGCGTCTGCAAATATTACTTCCCTCGGTATTTTAAGAAACGAAGGCTATCAGGTAAAAAACGGCGAATTTATGAAGATGAGCGTTCCTTACACCCTTACGGCAGTCATGATAGGCTATGTTCTTATTTGGCTTTGTTACGGTGTATGA